A single Lolium perenne isolate Kyuss_39 chromosome 6, Kyuss_2.0, whole genome shotgun sequence DNA region contains:
- the LOC127308617 gene encoding AT-hook motif nuclear-localized protein 2, whose product MEQATETAAAQPAPETTEATPPAPPPPPPAAAAVVTVATAGRGEGKRKRGRPRKYGVDGGPVRPLKATPISASVPDDSGGGQYTPAASVGAVMKRGRGSGRPVGFVSRAAPVVAVTAATPTAAVVVSTPPPSAAVAQKQQLAPQVVAVVQKQQPAPQLGTASGDVVGCASGANFTPHILNVVAGEDINMKVISFSQQGPRAICILSANGMISNVTLRQHDSLGGTVTYEGRFELLSLSGSFTPTDNGGTRDRSGGMSVSLAAADGRVIGGGVAGLLVAASPVQVVVGSFFPSYQMDQNAKKPVVEMKTVSTQPTQPAVGFTISSGGDMADSYSGSQQPKGGNSTSAFRVENWTAHPAVPAEARRTPPPPSSEAKVPVPGG is encoded by the exons ATGGAGCAAGCGACGGAGACCGCGGCCGCGCAGCCGGCGCCGGAGACCACGGAGGCGACGccaccggctcctcctcctcctcctcctgcggcggcggcggtcgtgACTGTGGCGACGGCTGGGAGaggggaggggaagcggaagaggGGGAGGCCGAGGAAGTACGGGGTGGACGGCGGTCCGGTGCGGCCGCTGAAGGCGACGCCGATCTCGGCGTCGGTGCCGGACGACTCCGGCGGGGGCCAGTACACGCCCGCGGCGTCCGTGGGGGCCGTCATGAAGCGGGGCAGGGGCTCGGGCCGCCCAGTGGGGTTCGTCAGCCGTGCGGCGCCGGTCGTGGCGGTGACCGCCGCGACGCCGACCGCCGCGGTGGTCGTCTCTACGCCGCCACCCTCCGCCGCCGTTGCCCAGAAGCAGCAGCTCGCGCCACAGGTAGTCGCCGTTGTCCAGAAGCAACAGCCCGCACCACAGCTAGGCACTGCGTCAG GTGATGTGGTAGGATGTGCTTCTGGTGCAAATTTTACACCTCATATCTTGAATGTTGTTGCCGGTGAG GATATTAATATGAAGGTTATATCTTTCTCGCAACAAGGTCCAAGGGCAATTTGCATTCTGTCTGCCAATGGTATGATCTCCAATGTTACGCTACGTCAGCATGATTCTTTAGGTGGTACCGTGACTTATGAG GGCCGCTTTGAGCTACTTTCCCTGTCTGGATCTTTTACGCCGACAGACAACGGGGGGACCAGAGACCGCTCCGGTGGAATGAGCGTCTCTCTCGCCGCTGCTGATGGTCGCGTCATCGGAGGCGGCGTGGCCGGCCTCCTTGTGGCTGCTAGCCCTGTTCAG GTTGTGGTGGGAAGCTTCTTCCCGAGCTACCAGATGGACCAGAACGCCAAGAAGCCGGTGGTAGAGATGAAGACGGTGTCAACACAGCCGACACAGCCGGCCGTGGGGTTCACCATTTCCAGCGGCGGCGACATGGCGGACTCCTACAGCGGCAGCCAGCAGCCCAAGGGCGGCAACTCGACGTCGGCTTTCAGGGTGGAGAACTGGACCGCGCACCCCGCGGTGCCGGCTGAGGCGAGgaggacgccgccaccgccgtcgtcGGAGGCCAAAGTCCCCGTCCCCGGAGGTTGA